In Methanothermobacter sp., the following are encoded in one genomic region:
- a CDS encoding NAD(+) kinase produces the protein MMRIGIIARFDVPEAVELAGKVASFLLNRGVELSVDLKITEELPELREYGKDIRDMEVDMILTIGGDGTILRTQSLIEGKEIPILGINMGTVGFLTEVDPENVFSALEDVLIGNYAVERRTLLSVYHNGELPSALNEVVMMTRKPAKMLHIEISVDDEVVEELRADGIIIATPSGSTAYSMSAGGPIVDPRVEAFLIVPICPFKLSARPLVVSNKSVIRVKLLRKGKKAIAVIDGQYEEEINHMEEVVFKKSDHCAHFVRLSKDFYRKVREKLIEGGIDSIKS, from the coding sequence GCCTGAAGCCGTTGAACTTGCAGGTAAGGTGGCCTCATTCCTTCTGAACAGGGGTGTTGAGCTTAGCGTTGACCTCAAGATCACAGAGGAACTTCCTGAGCTCCGTGAATACGGAAAGGACATCAGGGACATGGAGGTCGACATGATACTGACCATTGGGGGGGACGGGACAATACTCCGCACCCAGAGCCTCATAGAGGGTAAGGAGATACCGATACTTGGAATAAACATGGGCACGGTCGGTTTCCTCACGGAGGTCGACCCTGAAAATGTCTTCTCGGCCCTGGAGGATGTTCTTATTGGCAACTATGCTGTTGAGAGGAGAACCCTCCTCAGCGTGTACCATAACGGTGAACTTCCATCAGCCCTCAATGAGGTTGTTATGATGACAAGGAAGCCCGCCAAGATGCTCCATATAGAGATATCTGTTGACGATGAGGTGGTCGAGGAGCTCAGGGCGGATGGTATAATCATAGCAACACCCAGCGGTTCAACAGCCTATTCCATGTCCGCTGGGGGTCCGATAGTGGATCCCCGTGTGGAGGCCTTTCTTATAGTCCCTATCTGCCCCTTCAAGCTCAGCGCCAGGCCACTGGTTGTCTCCAATAAAAGCGTCATCAGGGTCAAGCTCCTGAGGAAGGGCAAAAAGGCCATCGCGGTGATTGATGGGCAGTACGAGGAGGAGATCAACCACATGGAGGAGGTTGTATTCAAAAAGTCAGATCACTGCGCCCACTTTGTAAGGCTCAGTAAGGACTTCTACAGGAAGGTGCGTGAGAAGCTAATAGAGGGGGGTATAGACTCAATAAAGAGTTAA
- the cfbE gene encoding coenzyme F430 synthase translates to MTRDLKNISKPLVVDLTHGGVTIARELKKISGHVLAWDIYGTLKSSDHEMLLEMGIDEVDGPVTGSTVIAPVHCPVKADITHHEITGFLLGPWKEARGIPVVEVTGVKGKTNTVWILRKIMENLNPLILSSLGSYAGSELLKRDISITPASMIETVKVAGPRDYGSAIFEVSLGGTGLADVGVLTNIAEDYNIRRGTSRASSAKRQIFKSRMVCCDLQAFNRYYRNFGDKTNTFSVDAGASVHATDIRYGLDSTVASVSVEGLKTIDGDRINTEFGIETFAPAEHHLSNVLAAVSAALTLNLDVNDIQQGVKDFQGIPGRTSIRKVDGTCIIEEVNPGLNVKAVEYTLKMAENLPDPAVIIGGRYGVTCEDIDEDRLSGVLREFSDLNIMFTDEVGYSIMRKTHKNSPYFKSPDDALKAALEHENVILIYRSEYRDLSRR, encoded by the coding sequence ATGACCAGAGATCTGAAAAACATCTCAAAACCCCTTGTTGTTGACCTCACACATGGTGGAGTTACCATTGCCCGTGAACTGAAAAAAATATCGGGCCATGTCCTGGCATGGGACATATACGGGACACTGAAGAGCTCTGACCATGAAATGCTCCTTGAAATGGGCATCGATGAGGTCGATGGTCCCGTTACTGGATCCACTGTAATAGCGCCTGTCCACTGCCCGGTTAAAGCGGATATAACCCATCATGAGATAACAGGCTTTCTGCTGGGCCCCTGGAAGGAAGCACGTGGGATACCCGTGGTTGAGGTTACGGGGGTTAAGGGTAAGACCAACACGGTATGGATACTCAGAAAGATCATGGAGAACCTGAACCCTCTCATCCTGAGCAGCCTGGGGTCCTATGCGGGTTCTGAACTCCTGAAGAGGGATATAAGTATAACCCCTGCCAGTATGATTGAGACCGTGAAAGTCGCCGGTCCCCGTGATTATGGTTCAGCCATCTTTGAGGTTTCCCTTGGTGGCACGGGGCTTGCAGATGTGGGTGTGCTGACAAATATAGCCGAGGACTACAACATAAGAAGGGGCACATCAAGGGCCAGTTCCGCCAAGAGGCAGATATTCAAAAGCAGAATGGTCTGCTGCGACCTTCAGGCATTCAACAGGTACTACCGGAATTTTGGGGATAAAACAAACACATTCTCGGTTGACGCCGGTGCCAGTGTCCATGCCACCGATATAAGGTACGGCCTTGATTCCACGGTGGCCAGTGTCAGTGTGGAGGGCCTTAAAACCATTGATGGTGACCGGATCAACACAGAGTTTGGAATTGAAACATTTGCACCTGCAGAGCATCACCTATCAAACGTCCTTGCCGCAGTCAGCGCCGCACTTACACTTAACCTTGATGTGAATGACATCCAGCAGGGGGTTAAGGACTTCCAGGGGATACCTGGCCGCACATCAATCAGAAAAGTGGATGGCACCTGCATAATAGAGGAGGTGAACCCTGGTCTGAATGTGAAGGCCGTCGAGTACACACTGAAAATGGCAGAGAACCTCCCTGACCCTGCAGTGATAATAGGTGGAAGATACGGGGTTACCTGTGAGGATATAGATGAGGACAGACTCTCTGGAGTTCTCAGAGAATTCAGTGACCTCAACATCATGTTCACTGATGAAGTGGGGTACAGTATAATGAGAAAAACCCATAAAAACAGCCCCTACTTTAAGTCCCCGGATGATGCCCTGAAGGCTGCCCTTGAACATGAAAACGTGATCCTGATTTACAGGTCAGAGTACCGTGACCTCTCAAGAAGATGA
- the hemC gene encoding hydroxymethylbilane synthase, which produces MIAGTRGSRLALVQTDHVIDMLSEICDEKIERRIIKTKGDRIKDSQLYSIDSRGLFTRELDIAVLEEEVDLAVHSLKDVPSDLDPELVIAAVPPRESPNEVLVSRFDWDELPPGAKLGTSSLRREAFCNHHQKNFKMEPLRGNIDTRIRKVMEGEVHATIMAEAGLKRLGLENYIKKRFTLEYFTPAAGQGALAVITRRDSELRKSIERITHYPSQQEVTAEKALLLELGAGCQCPLGVIARASSGEINLYAVLLTRDGEILKRVNIKGSLDKAEDIGKKAAKEMEDYI; this is translated from the coding sequence TTGATAGCTGGAACAAGGGGGAGTCGCCTTGCACTGGTACAGACGGACCATGTCATTGATATGCTCAGCGAAATCTGCGATGAAAAAATCGAAAGAAGGATCATAAAGACAAAGGGTGACAGGATAAAGGATTCCCAGCTTTACAGTATAGACTCAAGGGGCCTCTTCACAAGGGAACTTGACATAGCAGTCCTTGAGGAGGAGGTTGACCTTGCTGTCCACAGCCTCAAGGACGTCCCCAGTGACCTTGACCCTGAACTCGTGATTGCAGCTGTTCCCCCAAGGGAATCCCCCAATGAGGTTCTTGTATCCCGTTTTGACTGGGATGAGCTTCCCCCCGGTGCTAAACTTGGAACAAGCAGTCTCCGGAGGGAGGCATTCTGCAATCATCACCAAAAAAATTTTAAGATGGAGCCCCTAAGAGGAAATATAGATACGAGGATAAGAAAGGTGATGGAAGGGGAGGTCCATGCGACCATAATGGCCGAGGCGGGTTTAAAGCGTCTCGGACTAGAAAATTACATTAAAAAAAGATTCACGCTGGAATACTTCACGCCCGCCGCTGGGCAGGGGGCCCTGGCGGTTATAACAAGAAGAGACAGTGAATTGAGGAAATCAATTGAGAGGATAACCCATTACCCATCCCAGCAGGAGGTCACAGCCGAAAAGGCTCTCCTCCTGGAACTGGGTGCCGGGTGCCAGTGCCCACTTGGGGTTATAGCAAGGGCCTCCAGTGGAGAGATCAATCTCTACGCTGTTCTTCTAACAAGAGATGGTGAGATACTCAAAAGAGTCAATATTAAAGGATCTCTTGACAAAGCAGAGGATATCGGTAAAAAAGCTGCCAAAGAAATGGAGGATTATATTTGA
- a CDS encoding Gfo/Idh/MocA family oxidoreductase — MRKINVGVIGVGAMGYNHARVYYRLKNANLMAVSDIMKGTLQKVANKYDAVGYVDYENLLEIPEIEVVSVCVPTTHHYRVVMDALEHDKHVLVEKPIAFTLEEAKEMVKTARRKGLKLGTGHVERFNPAVQKAKELIENDVIGDVVSASAKRVGPFPPRIKDVGVTIDLAIHDLDVMHYLFSEPVAEVYAVMGSILEKCEYEDHAEIMTKFRSGITGMLEVNWLTPYKRRKLAITGTDGIINVDYIDQKLDVYGKFAQDIQIKHEEPLRNEIKSFLSSVINDEEPEISGEDGIYALRTVLAAMKSAREHRPVKLNGDI; from the coding sequence TTGAGAAAGATAAATGTGGGTGTAATCGGCGTTGGAGCCATGGGTTACAACCATGCCAGGGTTTACTACCGACTTAAAAATGCGAATCTTATGGCCGTATCCGACATAATGAAGGGAACACTCCAGAAGGTTGCCAACAAGTACGATGCTGTCGGGTATGTGGATTACGAGAACCTCCTTGAGATACCGGAGATAGAGGTAGTCAGTGTCTGCGTGCCAACCACCCACCATTACCGTGTGGTCATGGACGCCCTCGAACACGATAAACACGTTCTTGTGGAAAAGCCCATTGCATTCACACTTGAAGAGGCCAAGGAGATGGTGAAAACAGCCCGCAGGAAGGGTTTGAAGCTGGGGACAGGTCATGTTGAAAGGTTCAACCCTGCTGTCCAGAAGGCGAAGGAGTTAATTGAGAATGATGTGATAGGGGACGTGGTTTCCGCATCTGCAAAGAGGGTAGGGCCATTCCCCCCAAGGATAAAGGACGTTGGTGTCACCATTGACCTGGCGATACATGACCTTGATGTCATGCACTACCTCTTCAGTGAACCCGTGGCAGAGGTGTACGCGGTCATGGGGAGCATACTCGAGAAGTGTGAGTATGAGGACCATGCAGAGATAATGACAAAGTTCAGAAGTGGGATCACAGGGATGCTTGAGGTTAACTGGCTAACCCCCTACAAGAGGAGGAAGCTCGCCATCACAGGAACAGATGGTATAATAAACGTTGACTATATCGATCAGAAACTGGATGTGTACGGAAAGTTCGCCCAGGACATCCAGATCAAACATGAGGAACCCCTCAGGAATGAAATCAAATCTTTCCTCTCATCGGTTATCAACGATGAGGAGCCTGAGATAAGCGGTGAGGACGGCATATACGCCCTCAGAACTGTACTTGCAGCCATGAAATCTGCGAGGGAACACAGGCCCGTGAAACTTAACGGTGATATTTGA
- a CDS encoding orotate phosphoribosyltransferase-like protein, whose translation MENELIKKARELRKRGFTTGEIADELNVSKDTARWLTLQTASSVSPKEVPVDFAINWESLGGSSSRMRYVSAAMADMALKYGVADVVLGIAISGIPFATLMADVMGAETGLETSLAVFHPVKHRKDEGAEGAISSNFAKVKGKRVVVVDDVITSGRTIGEVVRVLREQGAKPLAVTVLIDKKGISEVDGVPVESLIRVSRLG comes from the coding sequence ATGGAAAATGAACTTATAAAGAAGGCCAGGGAACTGAGGAAAAGGGGTTTTACGACAGGGGAAATTGCAGATGAACTGAACGTATCAAAGGATACTGCCAGGTGGCTGACGCTTCAGACCGCCAGTTCAGTTTCCCCGAAAGAGGTCCCTGTGGATTTTGCCATTAACTGGGAGAGCCTCGGCGGCAGTTCATCCCGTATGAGGTATGTTTCGGCTGCAATGGCAGACATGGCACTAAAGTACGGTGTTGCAGATGTTGTGCTTGGTATAGCTATAAGCGGCATACCATTCGCCACCCTCATGGCAGATGTTATGGGGGCTGAGACAGGTCTTGAAACATCCCTTGCCGTTTTCCACCCTGTGAAACACCGGAAGGATGAGGGGGCAGAGGGCGCCATAAGCAGCAACTTTGCAAAGGTGAAGGGCAAGAGGGTTGTGGTTGTCGATGATGTGATAACCAGCGGGAGGACCATAGGTGAGGTTGTAAGGGTCCTCAGGGAGCAGGGAGCCAAACCCCTGGCGGTCACAGTCCTCATAGATAAGAAGGGGATCTCTGAGGTTGATGGTGTGCCGGTCGAGTCACTCATAAGGGTCAGCAGGCTTGGCTGA
- a CDS encoding UbiA family prenyltransferase, whose protein sequence is MKNVKILREIFSALKNLFVHGGILPALWGPSLLLASCALLEGHCRPITALISFTLPLTVYAYDYLADSRVDSLTDPRRSRFSERWGKSIIASCVVTLIVLLGICRDPLMTGLTVVLLIAGILYTGFFKNLTRRITGFKNIYLGLIWSSWAIIPVAPHALTASHLVVFTFIFLKVYVNTAFSDYKDVESDRLQGLRTLPAVYGENGSSVILQVINASGAVVLCAGIILGPVPGTGVAAVILAIYTGLYLHLKGEMDIKRATLIADLEGPLHLILILGSLRFH, encoded by the coding sequence TTGAAAAATGTCAAAATTTTAAGGGAAATTTTTTCTGCCCTGAAAAACCTTTTCGTCCATGGTGGAATTCTTCCGGCGCTCTGGGGGCCATCACTTCTTCTGGCATCCTGCGCCCTTCTTGAAGGACATTGCAGACCCATAACCGCATTGATATCTTTTACGCTTCCCCTAACAGTGTACGCCTACGACTACCTTGCAGACTCCAGAGTGGATTCCCTCACAGACCCCCGGAGATCCCGTTTCAGCGAGCGGTGGGGTAAATCGATTATTGCATCATGTGTAGTCACACTTATCGTGCTGCTTGGCATATGCAGGGACCCTCTCATGACAGGTCTCACCGTGGTTCTTCTGATAGCGGGGATCCTCTATACAGGATTCTTCAAGAACCTCACAAGAAGAATCACAGGCTTTAAAAACATCTACCTGGGCCTCATATGGAGTTCATGGGCCATTATACCCGTAGCTCCCCATGCCCTCACAGCATCGCACCTCGTGGTGTTCACATTCATTTTTCTGAAGGTATACGTGAACACCGCCTTCAGTGACTATAAGGACGTTGAATCAGACAGGCTGCAGGGACTCAGAACACTCCCTGCAGTTTACGGTGAAAATGGAAGTTCAGTTATCCTGCAGGTTATAAACGCCTCTGGAGCGGTTGTTCTGTGTGCAGGTATCATCCTTGGACCTGTGCCTGGTACTGGTGTTGCTGCGGTGATCCTTGCCATCTACACTGGACTTTACCTGCACCTGAAGGGGGAGATGGATATAAAAAGAGCCACACTCATTGCGGACCTGGAGGGTCCCCTTCACCTGATACTTATCCTGGGATCCTTAAGGTTCCATTAA
- the prf1 gene encoding peptide chain release factor aRF-1, translated as MSEPSSKELFEFKRTLQELSDKRGRGTELVSVYIPPDRQISDVAKHMREELSQSANIKSKQTKKNVQSAIEVIMQRLKLFPRPPEKGLVMFVGMVPRGGPGTEKMETYVFEPPEPIKTYIYHCNSEFYLEPLREMLEEKETYGLAVLDRKEATIATLRGKRIDILKTLTSGVPGKHKAGGQSQRRFDRLIDLAAHEFLKRIGEHMNEAFLQIEDLKGIILGGPGHTKEEFLNGDYLHHELKKKVITTVDTSYTGEFGIREVIDKSMDVLSEIDVMREKKLVQRFLRELINEEGLASYGEREVRQHLQMGAVEVLLLSEDLKYQRGTYECASCGHSMEKTGKDLPDTETCPSCNDQMRLSDRRDMIDDLVEMAEEVGTEVEIISTETEEGMQLLRAFGGIGAILRYRP; from the coding sequence GTGAGTGAACCATCATCAAAGGAGCTTTTCGAATTCAAGAGAACCCTCCAGGAACTCTCAGATAAGAGGGGAAGGGGGACGGAACTTGTATCAGTGTACATACCCCCTGACAGGCAGATCAGTGACGTTGCAAAGCATATGCGGGAGGAGCTGAGCCAGAGCGCCAACATCAAGAGCAAGCAGACCAAGAAGAATGTGCAGTCAGCAATTGAGGTTATAATGCAGAGGCTGAAGCTTTTCCCGAGACCACCTGAGAAGGGCCTCGTGATGTTCGTGGGAATGGTTCCCAGGGGAGGCCCCGGTACAGAGAAGATGGAAACCTACGTCTTCGAGCCACCTGAACCCATAAAGACCTACATATACCACTGCAACTCAGAGTTCTACCTTGAACCCCTCAGGGAGATGCTTGAGGAGAAGGAAACCTATGGTCTGGCTGTACTTGACAGGAAGGAGGCGACCATCGCAACCCTCAGGGGTAAGAGGATAGACATCCTCAAGACCCTCACAAGTGGGGTCCCAGGTAAGCACAAGGCAGGTGGTCAGTCCCAGAGGAGGTTCGACCGCCTCATAGACCTGGCAGCCCACGAGTTCCTCAAGAGGATAGGTGAGCACATGAACGAGGCCTTCCTCCAGATAGAGGACCTCAAGGGCATCATCCTCGGGGGCCCTGGCCACACCAAGGAGGAGTTCCTCAACGGGGACTACCTTCACCATGAACTCAAAAAGAAGGTTATAACCACCGTGGACACCTCATACACAGGGGAATTCGGTATCAGGGAGGTCATCGACAAGTCCATGGACGTCCTGAGTGAAATTGATGTGATGAGGGAGAAGAAACTGGTTCAGCGCTTCCTGAGGGAACTCATAAATGAGGAGGGACTTGCATCCTATGGTGAGAGGGAGGTTCGCCAGCACCTCCAGATGGGTGCAGTTGAGGTTCTCCTTCTCTCAGAGGACCTTAAATACCAGAGGGGAACCTATGAGTGCGCATCATGCGGTCACAGCATGGAGAAGACAGGTAAGGATCTACCGGACACCGAAACCTGTCCATCCTGCAACGATCAGATGAGGCTCTCAGACAGGAGGGATATGATCGATGACCTGGTTGAGATGGCCGAGGAGGTTGGAACCGAGGTTGAGATCATATCAACAGAGACAGAGGAGGGTATGCAGCTCCTGAGGGCCTTTGGGGGTATAGGGGCAATACTGAGATACCGTCCCTGA
- the pyrH gene encoding UMP kinase, protein MRIVITIGGSILISEFTDEMFRAYADILNSLRNEHELFVVVGGGRPARDYIGVARKLGAGEAQCDDIGIDVTRLNARILITALGESAYPSVPENFREAVRFAASGRIVVMGGTEPAHSTDAVGAILAETVGADLMINLTSVDGFYDRDPRRYPDARFYPEISASDMLEHLSESGVKAGTYEFFDHTALKMIKRSGIKTIIANGSDPENLLRAIDGRVGTTVIPE, encoded by the coding sequence ATGAGAATTGTTATTACCATTGGAGGATCAATCCTTATAAGTGAATTCACAGATGAAATGTTCAGGGCATACGCCGATATTCTGAATTCACTGAGGAATGAACATGAACTTTTCGTGGTTGTGGGTGGTGGAAGGCCTGCCCGTGATTACATAGGGGTTGCAAGGAAACTGGGGGCGGGTGAGGCCCAGTGCGATGATATAGGAATCGATGTCACAAGGTTGAATGCAAGGATCCTGATAACAGCCCTGGGTGAAAGTGCGTACCCATCTGTACCTGAAAACTTCAGGGAGGCCGTCAGGTTTGCAGCGTCGGGCAGAATAGTTGTGATGGGTGGTACAGAGCCTGCCCACAGCACCGACGCAGTTGGGGCGATACTGGCTGAAACAGTTGGGGCCGACCTCATGATAAACCTCACATCGGTTGACGGTTTCTATGACAGGGACCCCCGGAGGTACCCAGATGCAAGGTTCTACCCCGAGATCAGCGCCAGTGATATGCTGGAGCACCTCAGTGAATCCGGTGTTAAGGCCGGTACCTACGAGTTTTTTGACCATACAGCCCTGAAGATGATAAAGAGGTCAGGGATAAAGACCATCATAGCCAATGGCAGTGACCCTGAGAACCTTCTGAGGGCAATCGATGGTAGGGTAGGAACCACTGTTATCCCTGAATGA
- a CDS encoding DUF2116 family Zn-ribbon domain-containing protein, which translates to MVEPHKHCPVCSTPIPMDEVTCSERCQEILSKNQQRVRRTRTIFYLVFALFIVVWVVLSIKR; encoded by the coding sequence ATGGTTGAACCGCACAAGCACTGTCCTGTATGCAGCACCCCCATACCCATGGATGAGGTAACCTGTTCAGAGAGGTGCCAGGAGATCCTATCAAAGAATCAGCAGAGGGTGAGAAGAACAAGGACAATCTTCTACCTTGTATTCGCACTTTTCATTGTGGTGTGGGTTGTGCTCTCCATAAAAAGGTAG
- a CDS encoding DUF308 domain-containing protein, with amino-acid sequence MLKKWMGLLSVILGIVFLVSPISGVTAISILTGLVLSGLGVWMLANAIMARRYMEVGILWMIFAVITLAVGLMLVFRVFLINQLAGVWLYVTGILLLVAAILILAAGSQSYLKRNAGIISAILGVIYILMGALSFNPAFVGVAVGLILVVYGVAVLRSP; translated from the coding sequence ATGCTGAAAAAATGGATGGGTCTCCTCTCGGTTATTCTCGGTATTGTATTTCTTGTATCTCCGATCTCAGGTGTAACAGCCATAAGCATACTTACGGGTCTTGTGCTCTCGGGCCTTGGTGTGTGGATGCTTGCAAATGCCATCATGGCCAGGAGGTACATGGAGGTGGGGATACTCTGGATGATATTTGCAGTTATAACCCTTGCAGTCGGCCTCATGCTTGTATTCAGGGTCTTCCTCATAAATCAGCTTGCCGGGGTCTGGCTTTACGTTACAGGCATCCTCCTGCTTGTTGCGGCGATACTGATACTTGCAGCGGGCTCCCAGAGTTACCTGAAAAGAAATGCTGGTATAATCAGCGCCATCCTGGGGGTCATATACATCCTTATGGGGGCGCTCTCATTCAACCCTGCCTTCGTGGGTGTCGCAGTTGGTCTTATACTTGTTGTTTATGGGGTGGCGGTGCTGAGGTCACCGTGA
- a CDS encoding sulfite exporter TauE/SafE family protein encodes MDPVYIAALLLTGIVAGLATGLLGVGGGFIIAPVLFFLMESSGTPEDIAIRTAFATSLAVILPAALTGAYSHYRRGCVDAGMAIPMGALGVCGSILGVLTATSSPAGVLRAVFGLLLILVSLQLLLSSRISPSHGKRNAAISLGFIAGFLSGLLGIGGGVVLVPLLVLVGGFDVLEAVGTSSVVIAMTAASGTLSYLLSGPGGQFSVGYVNLVQFTAIAFMSVPASRLGVMAAHRIDVRYIRYLFIVLLLITGFRMIL; translated from the coding sequence ATGGATCCAGTCTATATTGCGGCACTTCTTCTCACAGGTATCGTGGCAGGACTTGCAACGGGCCTTCTGGGTGTCGGGGGAGGCTTCATAATAGCGCCGGTGCTCTTCTTTTTAATGGAGTCCTCAGGCACACCAGAGGATATAGCAATAAGAACGGCCTTTGCAACCAGCCTTGCAGTTATTCTCCCAGCTGCCCTCACAGGGGCTTACTCACATTACAGGAGGGGCTGTGTTGATGCAGGCATGGCCATACCCATGGGGGCTCTCGGTGTATGCGGGAGCATCCTGGGGGTTCTGACTGCCACCTCATCACCTGCGGGGGTTCTAAGGGCGGTATTCGGTTTGCTCCTGATCCTTGTTTCACTGCAGCTCCTCCTCTCGTCCAGGATTTCACCCTCCCATGGGAAGAGGAATGCCGCCATTTCACTGGGCTTCATCGCCGGTTTCCTCTCAGGTCTCCTTGGCATCGGTGGAGGGGTTGTTCTCGTACCACTCCTCGTGCTGGTTGGAGGTTTCGATGTTCTTGAAGCTGTCGGGACATCCTCGGTTGTGATTGCGATGACCGCAGCATCGGGTACACTCTCCTATCTCCTGAGCGGACCGGGGGGCCAGTTTTCTGTGGGATATGTTAACCTGGTCCAGTTCACGGCCATTGCATTCATGAGTGTCCCGGCCTCACGTCTTGGTGTTATGGCGGCCCACAGGATTGACGTGAGGTACATAAGGTACCTTTTTATAGTCCTGCTTCTTATCACGGGCTTCAGGATGATCCTTTAG
- a CDS encoding MJ1255/VC2487 family glycosyltransferase — MKLSIIIPTYNEEEYLPALLESISEQDFTDYEVIVADADSEDNTRKIAEKYGCRVVEGGMPAVGRNRGAEVARGELLLFLDADLVLTDGYLRDAVEEFESEDLGIAITQMIPLSTRRRDKILHEFANRFMILVESIKPHGAGCYGIITRKELHEKVGGFDESLDFGEDTDYIERIGKISRFRVLRKPRVLVSIRRLEKEGLRNLAFKYTKSTIYDFMGKKVSAGDLKYEFGHSKRKRVLYSVCGEGMGHAIRSGVILDKLTEDHDVLIFASDRAYSYLSSKFDNVHEIYGFNTVYEDNSVNDIKTFVKAMKTFPRDLKENLKLLYRIAKDFRPDVVVSDFEFYASVISNMLRIPLISIDNMHVITQCRIEYPEKFRRDKIKAAAVVRSFIVRPRRYLITSYFFPEVKNPEKVSMYPPVLREDIMNLDPYYGDHVLVYQTSRSNRRLIEILKSLDRKFIVYGFDRDEVDGNLTFRKFNEDQFFRDFESAAAVITNGGFTLISEALYLRKPVYSVPVKGQFEQILNAVYLEKLGYGEFHEETERETLEGFLGRLDIYRRNLEDYDGGKNEIIDALKRAIDECSRGC; from the coding sequence ATGAAGCTCAGTATAATCATACCGACATACAATGAGGAGGAATATCTGCCGGCTCTGCTTGAGAGCATAAGTGAACAGGACTTCACAGACTACGAGGTTATAGTTGCAGATGCAGACTCTGAGGATAACACGAGAAAAATTGCAGAGAAGTACGGCTGCAGGGTGGTTGAGGGGGGTATGCCCGCGGTCGGTAGAAACCGGGGGGCTGAGGTCGCCAGGGGAGAACTCCTCCTCTTTCTGGACGCCGACCTTGTCCTCACCGACGGGTACCTCAGGGATGCTGTGGAGGAATTCGAATCAGAGGACCTGGGAATCGCCATAACCCAGATGATACCCCTCTCAACCAGAAGGCGTGACAAGATACTCCACGAATTCGCAAACAGATTCATGATACTTGTTGAATCCATTAAACCCCATGGGGCGGGCTGCTATGGAATAATCACCCGTAAGGAACTTCATGAAAAGGTTGGTGGTTTCGACGAATCCCTTGACTTTGGGGAGGATACCGACTACATTGAGCGCATAGGTAAGATAAGCAGGTTCAGGGTTCTGAGGAAGCCAAGGGTTCTGGTATCCATAAGGAGGCTTGAAAAGGAGGGCCTCAGGAACCTGGCATTCAAGTACACAAAGAGCACGATATATGACTTCATGGGAAAGAAGGTGAGTGCAGGTGACCTCAAATACGAATTCGGGCACTCCAAGAGGAAGAGGGTTCTCTACTCTGTCTGCGGTGAGGGGATGGGACACGCCATAAGGAGTGGAGTGATCCTGGATAAGCTCACAGAGGACCATGATGTCCTCATATTTGCAAGCGACCGTGCCTACAGTTACCTGAGCAGCAAATTCGATAACGTCCATGAAATATACGGCTTCAACACTGTATATGAGGATAACAGTGTAAATGACATCAAAACATTCGTAAAGGCCATGAAAACATTCCCCAGGGACCTCAAGGAGAACCTCAAACTCCTCTACAGGATAGCGAAAGATTTCAGGCCGGATGTTGTTGTGTCTGACTTCGAGTTCTATGCCAGTGTGATAAGCAACATGCTCAGGATACCCCTAATAAGCATAGACAACATGCACGTCATAACCCAGTGCAGGATAGAGTACCCTGAGAAATTCAGGCGGGACAAGATCAAGGCCGCGGCTGTTGTGAGATCATTCATTGTGAGGCCCAGGCGATATCTAATAACCAGTTACTTCTTCCCTGAGGTTAAAAATCCCGAGAAGGTATCCATGTATCCCCCTGTCCTGAGGGAGGATATAATGAACCTTGATCCTTACTATGGGGACCATGTGCTGGTCTACCAGACGAGCAGATCAAACAGGAGGCTCATTGAAATCCTGAAGAGCCTGGACAGGAAATTCATCGTATACGGCTTTGACAGGGATGAAGTGGATGGAAACCTCACCTTCAGGAAATTCAATGAGGACCAGTTTTTCAGGGACTTTGAGTCTGCAGCTGCGGTTATAACAAACGGGGGCTTCACTCTGATAAGTGAGGCCCTCTACCTGCGAAAGCCAGTCTACAGTGTTCCTGTTAAGGGACAGTTCGAACAGATACTCAACGCGGTGTACCTTGAGAAGCTGGGCTACGGCGAATTCCATGAGGAGACAGAAAGGGAGACTCTTGAGGGGTTCCTTGGGCGACTTGACATCTACAGACGGAACCTTGAGGACTATGATGGGGGTAAAAACGAGATAATAGATGCACTTAAGAGGGCAATAGATGAATGTTCAAGGGGATGTTAA